A single Cyclopterus lumpus isolate fCycLum1 chromosome 15, fCycLum1.pri, whole genome shotgun sequence DNA region contains:
- the zgc:91976 gene encoding phosphatidylcholine:ceramide cholinephosphotransferase 1, with amino-acid sequence MKKVAAWSAEDVSDWLSKEGMPEYIDSLRQTDGPALLRLNEADLQMPPISLVSSDGGQQLLERLETLQMETHIEAHKNGHANGHAGGLPNGTSKPQRNGTLGMKARMEMVHIPIPTVETMRTSFPVEWGKTGIAFAYAVVCFVTTTVVISVVHERVPPKEHTPPLPDKFFDLFNRVEWAFSICEINGMLLVGLWLIQWMLLKHRSIVGRRFFFIVGTLYLYRCITMYITTLPVPGMHFKCSPKLLGNWEVQMRRIMKMIAGGGLSITGSHTMCGDYLYSGHTVMLTLTYLFIKEYSPKRFWWYHWFCWSLSAVGIFCILLAHDHYTVDVVVAYFITTRLFWWYHTMANQQSLKETSQSNLFSRVWWYRLFQYFEENVNGTVPRNYQLPLSWRSLQWNRCVKYSKLDMQ; translated from the exons ATGAAGAAGGTGGCAGCATGGTCAGCAGAGGACGTCTCTGACTGGCTGAGCAAAGAGGGGATGCCGGAGTACATAGACTCCCTCCGTCAGACGGACGGCCCTGCTTTGCTCAGGCTCAACGAGGCAGATTTACAGATGCCTCCCATCTCGCTGGTGTCGTCTGATGGCGGGCAGCAGCTGTTGGAGCGACTGGAGACGCTGCAGATGGAGACCCACATCGAGGCTCACAAAAATGGCCATGCAAACGGGCATGCGGGTGGGCTACCTAACGGGACTAGCAAGCCTCAAAGGAATGGCACATTGGGGATGAAGGCCAGGATGGAGATGGTCCACATCCCCATCCCTACAGTAGAGACTATGCGCACCTCGTTCCCTGTCGAGTGGGGCAAGACGGGCATAGCGTTCGCCTATGCGGTGGTGTGCTTTGTTACCACCACTGTCGTCATTTCAGTGGTTCATGAGAGAGTACCACCAAAGGAGCACACCCCACCGCTACCTGATAAGTTCTTTGACCTGTTTAACAGGGTAGAGTGGGCCTTCTCCATTTGTGAGATTAACGGCATGCTGCTGGTGGGACTCTGGCTGATACAGTGGATGCTACTCAAGCACAG GTCAATTGTAGGCAGGCGATTCTTTTTCATTGTGGGCACACTCTATCTGTACCggtgtattacaatgtacatTACCACTCTGCCCGTTCCAGGGATGCACTTCAAATGCTCTCCCAag cttcTTGGAAACTGGGAGGTACAGATGAGGAGAATAATGAAGATGATTGCTGGTGGGGGCCTATCCATCACAGGTTCCCACACCATGTGTGGAGATTATCTGTATAGTGGCCACACCGTCATGTTAACGCTAACGTACCTCTTCATCAAGGAGT ATTCCCCAAAGCGGTTCTGGTGGTACCACTGGTTCTGCTGGAGCTTGAGCGCTGTTGGGATTTTCTGCATCCTTCTGGCCCATGACCACTACACTGTGGATGTTGTGGTTGCATACTTCATCACTACACGCCTCTTTTGGTGGTACCACACTATGGCCAACCAGCAG TCGCTGAAGGAGACGTCACAGAGTAACCTGTTCTCGCGCGTGTGGTGGTACAGACTGTTCCAATATTTTGAGGAGAACGTGAACGGCACGGTCCCTCGCAACTATCAGCTGCCGTTGTCATGGCGATCGTTGCAGTGGAACCGCTGTGTGAAGTACAGCAAACTGGACATGCAGtga
- the LOC117743898 gene encoding multiple inositol polyphosphate phosphatase 1-like isoform X1: MCVRVCVCVCACVCVCERGGGEAGHTNERRVRNMPIAFGKILLVHLSILTGLCCCFRTNVNPEEDPNIPAIAKYFTTKGRYEEVNPYLIEDILAVNRSILQPPSAQCRQIHLTAIIRHGTRYPTSKNVKKMQKLYELVKNIAPGKESWLREIQTQWTMWYTEDMDGRLVQKGVNDHRHLAVRLSKLFPSLISEEKLRGGFIKFITSSKHRCVNSTLSFKAGLTELWAITDMEFDHAVNDALMRFFDQCTRFVQEVDKNPSALSEVDKFRQGPEMRRVTEKIADRLKVPYSDITDDMAEAAFYLCAYEFAIKTVNSPWCRLFDEVDAQVMEYANDLKQFWKRAYGYDINSKSSCILFHDAFSRLNKAASEIKAGQQVTEAVTVQVGHAETLLPLLTLLGFFKDSDALTSTNYATQAQRSFRTSHMLPYAANLLLVLYDCGEGDLRLQPLLNEKPVTFPGLTSQSASVPLYQDVKDHYRELLQGCDFETECQLFKSPA, from the exons atgtgtgtgcgtgtgtgtgtgtgtgtgtgtgcgtgtgtgtgtgtgtgtgagagaggagggggggaagccGGCCATACAAACGAGCGACGTGTCCGCAACATGCCGATCGCATTTGGGAAAATCCTTTTAGTTCATTTGAGCATCTTAACTGGCCTTTGCTGCTGTTTTCGTACCAATGTGAATCCCGAGGAGGACCCGAACATACCAGCGATCGCTAAGTACTTCACCACCAAAGGTAGGTACGAGGAAGTGAACCCGTATCTCATAGAGGACATACTCGCTGTAAACAGATCCATCCTGCAGCCTCCATCTGCACAATGTCGCCAAATACATCTGACCGCCATCATAAGACACGGCACGAGGTACCCGACGAGCAAAAACGTCAAGAAGATGCAGAAGCTCTACGAGTTGGTCAAGAACATCGCCCCGGGCAAAGAGAGCTGGCTGCGTGAAATCCAGACCCAGTGGACCATGTGGTACACTGAGGACATGGACGGCCGACTGGTCCAGAAAGGTGTGAACGACCACAGGCATCTGGCCGTCAGGCTGTCAAAGCTGTTCCCCTCACTGATTTCTGAGGAGAAGCTCAGAGGTGGATTCATCAAATTCATAACCAGCTCCAAGCACAGGTGTGTCAACAGCACACTGTCCTTCAAGGCAGGACTGACAGAGCTGTGGGCTATTACAG ATATGGAGTTTGACCACGCAGTGAACGATGCTCTCATGAGGTTCTTTGACCAGTGCACCAGGTTTGTGCAGGAAGTTGACAAAAACCCTTCAGCTCTGTCAGAGGTGGACAAGTTCAGGCAGGGACCAGAGATGAGGAGGGTCACGGAGAAGATCGCAGACCGGCTCAAAGTCCCCtacagtgacatcacagatg ATATGGCCGAAGCTGCATTCTATTTGTGTGCTTATGAGTTTGCCATCAAGACTGTGAACTCCCCCTGGTGTCGGCTTTTTGATGAAGTTGACGCACAG GTTATGGAGTATGCAAATGACCTCAAGCAATTCTGGAAAAGAGCTTATGGTTACGATATCAACAGCAAGTCGAGCTGTATTCTCTTCCATGATGCATTTAGTCGACTGAACAAAGCAGCCAGCGAGATCAA GGCTGGGCAGCAGGTGACCGAGGCTGTGACAGTCCAGGTCGGCCATGCAGAGACCCTCCTGCCACTGCTCACCCTCCTGGGCTTCTTCAAGGACAGCGATGCCCTGACCTCCACCAACTACGCCACGCAGGCCCAGCGCTCCTTCCGCACCAGCCACATGTTACCCTATGCAGCTAACTTACTCCTGGTGCTGTACGACTGTGGCGAAGGCGACCTGAGACTGCAACCGCTGCTCAACGAGAAGCCTGTGACCTTCCCCGGTTTGACGAGCCAGTCGGCCTCCGTGCCGCTCTATCAAGACGTCAAAGATCACTACAGGGAGCTGCTCCAAGGCTGTGACTTCGAGACTGAGTGTCAGCTGTTCAAGAGCCCTGCTTAA
- the LOC117743932 gene encoding multiple inositol polyphosphate phosphatase 1-like — MFLCKCTAFPLLVFSCCLLKDVNPEENTDVPAISKYFNTKGRYEEVNPYLIEDILAVNRSILQPPSAQCRQIHLTAIIRHGTRYPTSKNVKKMQKLYELVKNIAPGKESWLREIQTQWTMWYTEDMDGRLVQKGVNDHRHLAVRLSKLFPSLISEEKLRGGFIKFITSSKHRCVNSTLSFKAGLTELWAITDMEFDHAVNDALMRFFDQCTRFVQEVDKNPSALSEVDKFRQGPEMRRVTEKIADRLKVPYSDITQDMPNAAFYLCAYEFAIKAVNSPWCQLFDEDDAKVMDYASDLREFWTRGYGYDINRKSSCILFHDVFNRLNEAANESKAGQQVTQAVTVQVGHADTLLPLLTLLGFFKDSDALTSTNYATQAQRSFRTSHMLPYAANLLLVLYDCGEGDLRLQPLLNEKPVTFPGLTSQSASVPLYQDVKDHYRELLQGCDFETECQLFKSPA, encoded by the exons ATGTTTCTTTGTAAATGCACAGCCTTTCCTCTCCTCGTTTTCTCCTGCTGTTTACTTAAGGATGTGAATCCTGAGGAAAATACGGATGTACCAGCAATCTCTAAATATTTCAACACGAAAGGTAGGTACGAGGAAGTGAATCCGTATCTCATAGAGGACATACTCGCTGTAAACAGATCCATCCTGCAGCCTCCATCTGCACAATGTCGCCAAATACATCTGACCGCCATCATAAGACACGGCACGAGGTACCCGACGAGCAAAAACGTCAAGAAGATGCAGAAGCTCTACGAGTTGGTCAAGAACATCGCCCCGGGCAAAGAGAGCTGGCTGCGTGAAATCCAGACCCAGTGGACCATGTGGTACACTGAGGACATGGACGGCCGACTGGTCCAGAAAGGTGTGAACGACCACAGGCATCTGGCCGTCAGGCTGTCAAAGCTGTTCCCCTCACTGATTTCTGAGGAGAAGCTCAGAGGTGGATTCATCAAATTCATAACCAGCTCCAAGCACAGGTGTGTCAACAGCACACTGTCCTTCAAGGCAGGACTGACAGAGCTGTGGGCTATTACAG ATATGGAGTTTGACCACGCAGTGAACGATGCTCTCATGAGGTTCTTTGACCAGTGCACCAGGTTTGTGCAGGAAGTTGACAAAAACCCTTCAGCTCTGTCAGAGGTGGACAAGTTCAGGCAGGGACCAGAGATGAGGAGGGTCACGGAGAAGATCGCAGACCGGCTCAAAGTCCCCtacagtgacatcacacaag ATATGCCGAATGCGGCATTTTACCTGTGTGCTTATGAATTTGCAATCAAGGCAGTGAACTCCCCCTGGTGTCAACTCTTCGATGAGGATGACGCAAAG GTCATGGATTATGCAAGTGACCTGAGGGAATTCTGGACAAGAGGCTATGGTTATGATATCAACAGAAAGTCGAGCTGCATTCTCTTCCATGATGTGTTTAACCGGCTGAACGAGGCAGCCAACGAGAGCAA GGCTGGGCAGCAGGTGACCCAAGCTGTGACAGTCCAGGTCGGCCATGCCGACACCCTCCTGCCACTGCTCACCCTCCTGGGCTTCTTCAAGGACAGCGATGCCCTGACCTCCACCAACTACGCCACGCAGGCCCAGCGCTCCTTCCGCACCAGCCACATGTTACCCTATGCAGCTAACTTACTCCTGGTGCTGTACGACTGTGGCGAAGGCGACCTGAGACTGCAACCGCTGCTCAACGAGAAGCCTGTGACCTTCCCCGGTTTGACGAGCCAGTCGGCCTCCGTGCCGCTCTATCAAGACGTCAAAGATCACTACAGGGAGCTGCTCCAAGGCTGTGACTTCGAGACTGAGTGTCAGCTGTTCAAGAGCCCTGCTTAA
- the LOC117743898 gene encoding multiple inositol polyphosphate phosphatase 1-like isoform X2, whose product MQKLYELVKNIAPGKESWLREIQTQWTMWYTEDMDGRLVQKGVNDHRHLAVRLSKLFPSLISEEKLRGGFIKFITSSKHRCVNSTLSFKAGLTELWAITDMEFDHAVNDALMRFFDQCTRFVQEVDKNPSALSEVDKFRQGPEMRRVTEKIADRLKVPYSDITDDMAEAAFYLCAYEFAIKTVNSPWCRLFDEVDAQVMEYANDLKQFWKRAYGYDINSKSSCILFHDAFSRLNKAASEIKAGQQVTEAVTVQVGHAETLLPLLTLLGFFKDSDALTSTNYATQAQRSFRTSHMLPYAANLLLVLYDCGEGDLRLQPLLNEKPVTFPGLTSQSASVPLYQDVKDHYRELLQGCDFETECQLFKSPA is encoded by the exons ATGCAGAAGCTCTACGAGTTGGTCAAGAACATCGCCCCGGGCAAAGAGAGCTGGCTGCGTGAAATCCAGACCCAGTGGACCATGTGGTACACTGAGGACATGGACGGCCGACTGGTCCAGAAAGGTGTGAACGACCACAGGCATCTGGCCGTCAGGCTGTCAAAGCTGTTCCCCTCACTGATTTCTGAGGAGAAGCTCAGAGGTGGATTCATCAAATTCATAACCAGCTCCAAGCACAGGTGTGTCAACAGCACACTGTCCTTCAAGGCAGGACTGACAGAGCTGTGGGCTATTACAG ATATGGAGTTTGACCACGCAGTGAACGATGCTCTCATGAGGTTCTTTGACCAGTGCACCAGGTTTGTGCAGGAAGTTGACAAAAACCCTTCAGCTCTGTCAGAGGTGGACAAGTTCAGGCAGGGACCAGAGATGAGGAGGGTCACGGAGAAGATCGCAGACCGGCTCAAAGTCCCCtacagtgacatcacagatg ATATGGCCGAAGCTGCATTCTATTTGTGTGCTTATGAGTTTGCCATCAAGACTGTGAACTCCCCCTGGTGTCGGCTTTTTGATGAAGTTGACGCACAG GTTATGGAGTATGCAAATGACCTCAAGCAATTCTGGAAAAGAGCTTATGGTTACGATATCAACAGCAAGTCGAGCTGTATTCTCTTCCATGATGCATTTAGTCGACTGAACAAAGCAGCCAGCGAGATCAA GGCTGGGCAGCAGGTGACCGAGGCTGTGACAGTCCAGGTCGGCCATGCAGAGACCCTCCTGCCACTGCTCACCCTCCTGGGCTTCTTCAAGGACAGCGATGCCCTGACCTCCACCAACTACGCCACGCAGGCCCAGCGCTCCTTCCGCACCAGCCACATGTTACCCTATGCAGCTAACTTACTCCTGGTGCTGTACGACTGTGGCGAAGGCGACCTGAGACTGCAACCGCTGCTCAACGAGAAGCCTGTGACCTTCCCCGGTTTGACGAGCCAGTCGGCCTCCGTGCCGCTCTATCAAGACGTCAAAGATCACTACAGGGAGCTGCTCCAAGGCTGTGACTTCGAGACTGAGTGTCAGCTGTTCAAGAGCCCTGCTTAA